The genomic interval CCGGCGACCTGCTCCCGCCGGCCGCGCGCGACCGTGCGATGCGGAGCCTGGGCGCGGTACTGCGGGAGCTGCATACGTTGACCGATTGCCCGTTCGAGCGACCGCTGGCGTCGGTGATCGGGACCGCGACCGACGTCGTACGGCGGGACGCGGTGAACCCGGACTTCCTCACCGACGAGTGGCGGCTGCTGCGGCCGTCGGAGCTACTCGACCAAGTAGTTGCTGAGAGCTCCTATATCGAGAGTGTCCTCGAACCGGTCGTCTGCCATGGCGACGCCTGCCTGCCCAACGTGCTCTTCGACCCGCAGACCGTGGAAGTCACCGGCCTGATCGACCTGGGCCGCCTGGGCCTCGCCGACCGGTACTCCGACCTGGCCCTCGTCACTATCCAGCTCCACGACGAATGGTCCGCCGACCCAGCCCCCTTCCTGGCCGCTTACGGTCTCCCCACCCCGGACCCCCGCCGCCTCCACTTCTTCCGCCTCCTCGACCCACTCACCTGGGGCTGATCCCATGGGCATCCCGATCGAGATCGTTGCGCTCGTCGTCTCCCGCCACCACGCCTTCGAGGGCCGCCCGCAGGACGGCCCGCGCCCCGATCCCGAGCCGGTCGCCCGGACCGAGATCGAGATCCGCGCCGAACTGGGCATCGTCGGCGACCGCTACTACGCCCAGAAGATCCACAAGAACGCCGCCGTCACACTGATCGACGCCGCGTCCCTGGACGAGGTGGTTCGCGTCCTTGACCTTCCCCAACCCCTCGACCCCCACCTGGCCCGCCGCAACATCGCACTCCGCGGCTACCCGATCGACGAGTTGGCGGCGCACCGGACGGCGGACGGATCCCGTGTTGGTGGACGTCGCTTCGCGGTGGACTCGGGATCCGGGCCGGTCGCATTCCAGGCGAATCGGCCGGCCAACCCGTGCGCCTGGATGGACGCGGTCCTCGCGCCTGGTGCGATGAAGGCGCTCCGCGGGCACGGCGGGATCCGGGCGACGCCGCTCACGTCCGGCGTACTGCGGCTCGGGCCGGCCGAGCTCACCTTGCTCGACTGAGTTTCGGACGGCTTTCGGACGACCGGCGTACCGTCGGATGGTGAAGCTGGTGGGGGCGATCGTCGTGCTGGCGGTGTTGGCCGGCTGCACCGACACGACGTCGACCCCAACTGACCCGACGTCGGCCCCGACCAGTCCGACGCGGACGCTCAGGCCGTCCACACCCGCGCCGACCCTCGTGCCGCGACCAACCCCTGCCGGCCCGGTGACCATGTCGATCCCGGCGATCGGCGTCCGTGGGTTGCGGGTGATCGCCTATCGGGGCACGGCGGACGACCGGCCGGGGACCAAGATCCAGGACCGAGGGGTGGCCGCGAGTCCGCGCGGGAAGGCCGGCGGCGTCGGTCCGGGGGAGATCGGGAACTTCATCATCACCGGGCACCGCGTCAGTCACGGACGCCCGCTGGAACGCGTGCCCGAACTGCAGAACGGGGACCACATCCTCATCACGGCCGGCGGGACCGTGTACGACTATGTAGTGAGCCGGACGATGACGATCTCGTTCCGGAAGCCGGCCGAGAAGGCGCAGCAGAACGCCGCCGTACCGGGCAGCCCCGGAGCGAAGCCGACGCGAGCGATGATCACCATCTCCACCTGCGCCACCATCGAGGACCACGCCGCCGGCAACTTCTGGCACGACGACCTCGGCAACCCCGAACACCGCATCAACAAGATCGGCGCACTCGTTGCTAGTCATCCGGCCTGATCCGATGGGTACCGGTGGGGTCGACATGGAATCGGACGCCGTGGGGTGTGGTCCATTCCAGTGTCAGGTGGTCGATGCGGCGCACCGCCCAGCCTGGGGCGTGGGTCTTCACCCGGTGGGCGAAGCGGCCCAACGGTGCGAGGTTGGAGGTGGCGGTTTGGCCTGGCGGCCCGAGGGGGTCGTAGGGCCGGAGGTGGTCGAGATCCATAGCGCGGCGAGTTTCCTGGGTGCCGTACGGGAACAACTCGACGGGATGGGTGAGTTTGACGCGTTCGCGGATCCGGTCGGGGATCTCGTAGGCGTCCACACTCACGGCGTCGTTGAGGTCGATGATCGGCTTGACGGTGTAGGGGCCGTGGCCGACAAGTTCTGTGAGTTGGTGGGCGAGCATCGGGCCGAGGCCTTCGGCGCGCAGTACGCCGGTGCCGGTGGCCAGGGTGTGGTCGGTGAGGTGCACATAGATCTCGGTCTGCCCGGGCCGCACCCGCGCACGGCCGCTACCCGCGCCGGTGCTGGGGTTGTCGAGGCTGGGATTGGTGTAGGCGTCGTGTTTGATGCGGGCCAGTTGGGCGCGCAGGGCTCGTTGGGCGGCGGCGTTCAGTGGTTCGCCGTCCTCGTCCGGGCAGGGCTCATCCGAACTGTCCACCGCGTCGTCGAGCAGGTCGTCATCACCCCACCGCGACCCTGAAGGCGTGGCCGGCCCGACGGGCCCAGCGGACGCGGAACGGCCGGCGGAGTCGTTGAGACAGCCCCGGTCGCGAGCCTCGCCGGCTGAAGCCAGGTCTGAGGCGACATCCCCCGAGCAGCCGCTGTCCGGGGCGGGGTTGTGCGAGGCGGGGGTTGCGAGGCCCTGGCTGCGGGCTTGGTCGAGGAGTTCTTGTGTGAAGCGGGGATCGGCGATGATGCCGACTGCTTCGGCGCGCCGGGCCTGGACTCCGCGGGTGTCACCGAAGACCTGCAGGGCGTCGGCGATCGCGTCGAGCGTCGCCTTGTTGCGGATGACGGCGCCGGCTGCGGCTTTGATGTACATGGTTCTGGTGCCGTGCTCGTTGGACTGGCCGACGAACACACCGCGTTCGCAGGCTTTCTCCGCAGCCTCGGCACGGGCGAGGTCGGGACCAGCATGCATCTTCGCGGCCTTGACGATCTTTTCCAGCCGGTACGGCGTGATCGAATCGATCAGCGGTGCGACGCGGCGGTCGACGTAGGCAGCAGCTTCCGCCGACAGCTTGGCGCAGTCGTCGACGATGCGGCGTGCCTTCCATGGGGTCGCGTCACCGGCCAGGAGTCGAGCCCAGGTGAACGGGAAGCGGTGCCGCAGTGCCAGGGCATGGCCGAGGTAGCCGGAAGCGACCTGTGGTGAGATGCCGAGGATGACGCCGAACTCGGCGACGGCGAATTCGAGGATTTCCGGGCAGCCGTCGCCGCCGAGCACGACCGCTCGTTCGCGTCCATCACCCGATCGACGCGCCAGCCGGTGCGCGCGGTCGGGGTGGGCAGTGGGGTGGTAGCGGTCGGCGTATTCGAGGGCGACTTCGAGCAGGCGGGCATCGGCACGGTTGGCCAGGGCGCGGCAGTCGGCGGCCGATTCCAGCAGGTCGGCCGTCGACAGCTCAGGCAAATCGTCTTCGAACATGTGTTCGACAGTACGCGCCGGTCGGTGATCGCCGCAAATCGGGTCAGAGCCGGAAACGCCTTATCCACAAGGGAAAACATCACACCGCTGTAGTAGGGAGACTGTTGTAGGCGGCGTGACTCAACGGGTCGGCTGGAGTTCGCGGATGAGCGTGGTGGGTTTGCCCGCGATCGCCGCCGGGAGCAGCTTGTGCAGGATCGGCAGGCGAAGGATCCGCAGTACGACGTGCCGGGTTGCCAGCTCGACCCGCGAGCTGGGCAGGAACCAGCGCGCCGCCGACCGCCCGACCTTCTGCTTCTCCTCGACCACCGGCCGCCAGACCTGCTCGTACTCGGCCAGTCCTGCCTCGATCGACGACGCACCGACCACCTTCTCCGCCAGCACGAACGCACCCGCGATCCCGAGTGACGCCCCCTGCCCCGCGAGCAGCGACACCGCGCCACACGCGTCACCGACGAGCGCGACCCGTCCGGAGTTCCACCGCGGCATCTGAATCTGCGCAACGGCGTCGTAGTAGATCTCGACCTCGTCCGGGCACAACGCCAGCGCCTCCGGCACGACCCATCCCAGCCCGGCGTACGTCGACTTGATCGCCGCCCGCAAGTCCGTTGGCGCGACGGGTTCTGGCGCGCGGTGCACCGCGAACGACGCCACCCGCCCGTCCCGCAACGCATAGAACCCGAACTGCTGCCCGATCGTGTCCGTCAGGCAGAACCGCCCGCCCACCTCGTCATGGATCCCCGGCGCGTCGAAGCTGTACGCCGCCGTGTGGAACCCGAGGAATCGCAGGTACGACGACTCGGGCCCGAACACCAGCCGTCGTGCGGCGGAATGGATGCCATCGGCACCGATCAGCAGATCCGCGTCCAGTGTCGTCCCGTCGGCCAGCTCGATCTGCACCCCGTCGTCCCGGGGCGTGACGCCGACAAGAGTCGCGCCGTACCGCAGGTCGACCGCTGGCGGGAGGTGTTCGCGCAGGACGCGCTCGAGGTCGGGCCGCATCAAGCTGAGCAGGTCACCCTCGGCGAACTGCAGGATGTCGATCCCGGCGCGGCGCCGGCCGTGCTCGTCGACGAGGACGGCTTCGTCGACGTGGTACGCGACCTCTTCCAAGGCAGGTACTAGTCCCATTGCGCGCATCGCGTCGTACCCCGGGCCGAAGAAGTCGATCATGTAGCCCTGGGCGCGTGGGCCCGGGCTGCGTTCGAGCACGGTGACCTCCTGGCCGAGCGCCGACAGGCGGTTCGCCAGCGCGAGTCCGGCGATTCCGGCGCCACAGATGATGACGTGCACTTCAACTCACCAGCCTTCGCAGAACTGTCGGCAGGGCAGGGGATTCTGGCCCGAGGCCCCGATGCAGGAGGAGGCCGTCGATCGCTGCCGCGAGCACCGCGGCGGTCGCGGCGGGCTCGGGGACCTGATGGATTGCCAGCCAATGGCTCAGTTGGGTGCGGAAATCCGTCACGAGCGTGGCGATCTGCGCCCGCAGCCGGTCGTCGCGGGTTGCGGCCAGGTAGGTCTCGGTGAAGAGCAGCGACATCGGATCGGTCCCGTCGTACTGCTCGACCGAGGCGAGCATCGCGTCGACGGCCGCAGTCGGCGACGGCGCGGCGGTGAAGTCGGTTGCCGCGAGCACCTGGCGCATCGCGGTGATCGCGGCCTCGGCGAGCACGTCCTGGATCGACGAGAAGTGGTAGTGCACGACGCTCGGCGTGACACCGGCCCGATCGGCCAGGATCCGCGTGCTGACGGCGGACCAGCCGCGCTCAGGGATCAGCTCGGCCGCGGCGTCCAGCAATCGCCGGCGGACCTCCTGCCCGTGACTCGCGGTCGGCGTCATCGTCCTCCTCCAGGGCGATCGTTCTGTACGATCGCCCTGATTCTATGGCAAGCGAAGCAGTAGGGGCAAGCAGCGGCCGGGTTACTTGCGGCCGAACTTCCACCACTTCGGCTTGTTCATCTTGATCTCGTCCGGCGTCATCGGCGGCGGGACGGGCGGGCGGGACTCCTCGGTGAGGAAGTCGCCGGACTCGGTGTCGTACGGCGTGACGCCGAGCTTGCGGCTGATCTCCATCACGATCGGGATCGACCGCGGGCCGTCGTTCAGGTAGAACGTGATGTCGCGGACCTCGACGCCCTTGCCGATGGTCATCTCGACGTCGTACTCCGGACTTCGCAGCGCCAGCCAGGACGGCTTGCTCGTGTCGACGTCCGGCACCACTTCCCGGACCGCGGCCACCACGTCGGTCGCCGTACCGACCGACGGCGGCTCGTAGTCCATCGGCATGTCGTCGAGGCGACGTACGCCCCCTGGCCCGCGCACCGCATAAACAGCCCAGCTCATCCACGTCCTCGCTTCGCTCCGGGCGCGGATGAGGCACAAATCGCGCTGTGTTTGATGATGAACTCGCTCCGCTCGTTCATGCCCCCCAGCATGCCAGGCCGTCAGCGCTTGCGGGCTGCCAGGATCGCGAAGGTCAGGTACTCGCCTTGATCTGCCTCGAGCATGTCGAGGGTGCCGTCGGGCTCGCCGCGGTACTCCGAGACTGCGCGGGACCATCTGAGCCAGTCCGACCAGCCGTCCTTCTGGAGTCGCGCCGCGGTGACGTCGACGAGCTCGGTGATCTCCCACTGGAACCGCCACCAGTCCGCGGTGTGCCAGGCGAGCGCCTCCCACCCGACCGTCTTCTTGATGTGCTCCGGGATGTGCCCGAGCTCGCGGAGCTCCTTCGTCAACGCTGGAGTCGCGACACCGAACTGCCCGCCCGGTTTGAGGAAGCTGGTGATGTAGGCGAGGTAGTTGTCCGCGGTCCCGAAGTACTCGTAGGCGTCGATGCAGACGATCGCATCGAAGAACTCCTTGGCGAACGGCAGCGTGTGCGCCTCCGCCTTGAGCGTCACCACACCGTCCTGCGGCGCGATGCAGGCGGCGGCCTCCGTGGGGTCGACCCACAGATCCGCGGCCCACACCTGGACGCCGTACTCCTTCGCCAGGAAGACCGCGGTGGCGCCCTTCCCGGAGCCCAGGTCGAGCACCCGCATCCCCGGTCGCAGGTCGAGGTCGCGGGCCAGATCCTCCAGCAACCACAGGGGATTCGGGCCCATGTCGCGAGCGAGCAACCACTCGGCGTCGTACCCTCCGGCCCGCGGATAGTCCTCGTGCTTCAGCTCCACCATCCGCACAGGGTAGCGGCGTCAAAACGGGATGTGCCCGGGATTTTCGTCCGGCACAGTAGGCGGATGGTTGATCTTGATCCGTTGATTCTCACTTTCTACCGGGACCGGTACGTCGAGGACGATCGGCTGATCCGGTCCGGGCACGGCCGGCTGGAGTTCCTGCGGA from Kribbella sp. NBC_00709 carries:
- a CDS encoding aminoglycoside 3'-phosphotransferase codes for the protein MLPPPPDGWTAIDIGESDTTVYRRGDVIAKCCAPTGVAELAAERDRVEWLASTGVPGAIVVDWLESSDGACLVTSVVPGVPGDLLPPAARDRAMRSLGAVLRELHTLTDCPFERPLASVIGTATDVVRRDAVNPDFLTDEWRLLRPSELLDQVVAESSYIESVLEPVVCHGDACLPNVLFDPQTVEVTGLIDLGRLGLADRYSDLALVTIQLHDEWSADPAPFLAAYGLPTPDPRRLHFFRLLDPLTWG
- a CDS encoding MOSC domain-containing protein, coding for MGIPIEIVALVVSRHHAFEGRPQDGPRPDPEPVARTEIEIRAELGIVGDRYYAQKIHKNAAVTLIDAASLDEVVRVLDLPQPLDPHLARRNIALRGYPIDELAAHRTADGSRVGGRRFAVDSGSGPVAFQANRPANPCAWMDAVLAPGAMKALRGHGGIRATPLTSGVLRLGPAELTLLD
- a CDS encoding class E sortase; the protein is MKLVGAIVVLAVLAGCTDTTSTPTDPTSAPTSPTRTLRPSTPAPTLVPRPTPAGPVTMSIPAIGVRGLRVIAYRGTADDRPGTKIQDRGVAASPRGKAGGVGPGEIGNFIITGHRVSHGRPLERVPELQNGDHILITAGGTVYDYVVSRTMTISFRKPAEKAQQNAAVPGSPGAKPTRAMITISTCATIEDHAAGNFWHDDLGNPEHRINKIGALVASHPA
- a CDS encoding FAD-dependent oxidoreductase; this encodes MHVIICGAGIAGLALANRLSALGQEVTVLERSPGPRAQGYMIDFFGPGYDAMRAMGLVPALEEVAYHVDEAVLVDEHGRRRAGIDILQFAEGDLLSLMRPDLERVLREHLPPAVDLRYGATLVGVTPRDDGVQIELADGTTLDADLLIGADGIHSAARRLVFGPESSYLRFLGFHTAAYSFDAPGIHDEVGGRFCLTDTIGQQFGFYALRDGRVASFAVHRAPEPVAPTDLRAAIKSTYAGLGWVVPEALALCPDEVEIYYDAVAQIQMPRWNSGRVALVGDACGAVSLLAGQGASLGIAGAFVLAEKVVGASSIEAGLAEYEQVWRPVVEEKQKVGRSAARWFLPSSRVELATRHVVLRILRLPILHKLLPAAIAGKPTTLIRELQPTR
- a CDS encoding TetR/AcrR family transcriptional regulator; its protein translation is MTPTASHGQEVRRRLLDAAAELIPERGWSAVSTRILADRAGVTPSVVHYHFSSIQDVLAEAAITAMRQVLAATDFTAAPSPTAAVDAMLASVEQYDGTDPMSLLFTETYLAATRDDRLRAQIATLVTDFRTQLSHWLAIHQVPEPAATAAVLAAAIDGLLLHRGLGPESPALPTVLRRLVS
- a CDS encoding SAM-dependent methyltransferase, encoding MVELKHEDYPRAGGYDAEWLLARDMGPNPLWLLEDLARDLDLRPGMRVLDLGSGKGATAVFLAKEYGVQVWAADLWVDPTEAAACIAPQDGVVTLKAEAHTLPFAKEFFDAIVCIDAYEYFGTADNYLAYITSFLKPGGQFGVATPALTKELRELGHIPEHIKKTVGWEALAWHTADWWRFQWEITELVDVTAARLQKDGWSDWLRWSRAVSEYRGEPDGTLDMLEADQGEYLTFAILAARKR